The sequence GAAGCCATGTCACAAAAAGGCGAGGGCAGTATCATTACCATATCGTCGATGGCCACTTACTCAGCTATTTCACGTGTTCTCGGTTATTCGGTGTCAAAAACCGGTATTAATATTTTTACGCAGTGGATGGCCATGGAGATGGCGACTAAGTTCAGCGAAAAGATACGGGTAAATTCAATTGCTCCGGGCTTTTTTATTGGAGATCAGAACCGAAATGTGCTGATCAATCCTGACGGATCGTACACCGAGCGCAGTAAAAAAGTGCTGGCGCGCACACCAATGGGGCGCTTTGGCGATATAAAAGAACTAAACGGAGCAGTGCAGTTTTTATGCTCCGATGCGGCATCGTTCATAACGGGTGTAATTCTTCCTGTTGATGGTGGTTTTAGCTCGTTTAGCGGTGTGTAAAATTGAACTTGATCCTATTTTATTGTTTAAGTGATCAATAAATCGAAAGTGGTGTACCTGTTTTGGGTATGGCCACTTTCGTTATTTTTGACGTGTTGAACGTTAGGCGCAGATTTCGTCGATGCAATTAAACATTGAGTTAAATATCGGCGTAAATCAGTGTAATTTGCGAGAACTATTTTTTCAGTTTCGGTGG comes from uncultured Draconibacterium sp. and encodes:
- a CDS encoding SDR family oxidoreductase; translated protein: MFDLEGKVAVVTGGGGVLGGSIARSLVYSGVKVAILDIRKEQVDNRVEELQKIGGEVLGFVSSVLDVEDLKKTRELLLEKWGKIDILINAAGGNMPGATLSEQQTVFDMKIDDFQKVTDLNLNGTVFPSLVFGEAMSQKGEGSIITISSMATYSAISRVLGYSVSKTGINIFTQWMAMEMATKFSEKIRVNSIAPGFFIGDQNRNVLINPDGSYTERSKKVLARTPMGRFGDIKELNGAVQFLCSDAASFITGVILPVDGGFSSFSGV